Proteins co-encoded in one Scomber scombrus chromosome 14, fScoSco1.1, whole genome shotgun sequence genomic window:
- the sptbn2 gene encoding spectrin family protein isoform X1 has translation MAMEWDHRDREPCLSPAAFVNQVQYSNILEGRFKQLQDEREAVQKKTFTKWVNSHLGRVTCRIGDLYTDLRDGRMLIRLLEVLSGEQLPKPTKGRMRIHCLENVDKALQFLKEQKVHLENMGSHDIVDGNHRLTLGLIWTIILRFQIQDISVETEDNKEKKSAKDALLLWCQMKTAGYPNVNIHNFTTSWRDGLAFNAIVHKHRSDLIEFDTLKRSNAHYNLQNAFNVAEKELGLTKLLDPEDVNVDQPDEKSIITYVATYYHYFSKMKALAVEGKRIGKVLDYAIEADQLIEKYETLASELLQWIEQTIVTLNDRQLANSLSAVQNQLQAFNSYRTVEKPPKFTEKGNLEVLLFTIQSKMRANNQKVYMPREGKLISDINKAWERLEKAEHERELALRNELIRQEKLEMLAARFDRKAAMRETWLSENQRLVSQDNFGTDLGAVEAATRKHEAIETDIGAYWERVAAVEAVAKELDAESYHDVRRILARRDNVLRLWEYLKELLTARRERLNAHRDLQRLFQEMRYIMDWMADMKSRLQSQDTGKHLHDVLDLLQKHTLVEADTSAQAERIKAVQGAAKRFTSYEQAYKPCEPGLVSEKVELLGRAYEELGQLAGSRRERLEDSRRLWQFLWDLGEEAAWIREQEQILASGDCGRDLTSALHLLSKHEAFRDEMAARYGPLSNSIAAGETLVKEGHFGASEVTERIDDIQAQWAHLEETTKLREQRLKEAVALHQFQTDANDMEAWIMETLRQVSSQEVGHDEFSTQTLARKQREIEEEIQSHHPVIDSLHEQVQALPQAYINFPQVDGRLPAIEQSYEELKSLSVARRQALEGALALYRMFSEAGACQLWVEEKEQWLYGMEIPTKLEDLEVVQQRFETLEPEMNNLGNRVNDVNLVAEQLLSSDNCNRDQIHQTRDQLDNRWKEFEQLADQKKQALESALNIQNYHLECNEIQTWMREKTKVIESTQSLGNDLAGVMALQRKLTGMERDLEAIEGKLDDLRNEAKKLAKEHPDEAGEIQGRLAGIQEVWEELNDTMKRREESLGEASKLQGFLRDLDDFQSWLSRTQTAVASEDIPTSLPEAESLLTQHESIKNEVDNYKEDYEKMRAVGEEVTQGQTDAQHMFLAQRLQALDTGWHELRRMWENRHSLLAQAFDFQTFLRDAKQAEAFLNSQEYVLSHTEMPTSLQGAEEAIKKHEDFLTTTEASEEKITGVVEAGRRLINDCNANSDKIQEKVDSIQERHLKNKEAANELLTKLKDNRELQHFLQDGQELTLWINEKMLTAQDMSYDEARNLHSKWQKHQAFMAELASNKDWLDKIDKEGQALVAEKPELKLIVQQTLEDLQRHWEELEGTTRTKAQCLFDANRAELFTQSCSALDVWLKNLEGQLHSDDYGKDLTSVNILLKKHQMLEHQMDVREKEVESLQSQALALSQEDAGLAEVDGQQRRVTDNFSNLQEPLTLRRQKLLASKEAHQFNRDLEDEILWVKERMPLATSTDHGKDLPTVQLLIKKNQTLQKEIQGHQPRIDDIHRRGQTQSQVDGERQSALEERLVELKDLWDQLIAETDKRHARLIEANRAQQFYADAAEAEAWMGEQELHMMSEEKAKDEQGALVMVKKHQILEQALEDYAQTIHQLANSSRLMVTSEHPESERINLRQAQVDKLYAGLKDLAEERRGRLQERLRLTQLKREVDDLEQWIAEREVVAGSHELGQDYEHVTMLRDKFREFARDTSTIGQERVDGVNGLADDLIESGHPENASVAEWKDGLNEAWADLLELIDTRTQMLAASYELHRFHQDAMEVLGRVKEKREALPTELGRDLNTVQHLHRQHNTLEHDIQALSGQVNQVQDDAARLQKAYAGEKADDINRSEHAVTSAWEGLLEAGQTRRILLQDTVEKFRFFNMVRDLMLWMDGVNLQIDAHDSPRDVSSAGLVIANHQDIKSEIETRADSFTACIEMGNTLINNNHYAADEIREKLVQLQEKRDKINKNWQDKMDHLQIVLEVLQFGRDACVAESWLAGQEPLVRTAELGSNVDEVESLIKRHEAFEKLAASWEERFVLLEKLTTLEEQEMQRRREEEERARRPPTPPPTVEVAQSETESQAHDSAARTSLDQTTLNQSVSVNGVHSDDTSQGSESESVNGPGRDSGLASSRLDPSATLPSRGGAESEPETMEGMLCRKQEMESHMKKAATRSWQNVYCVLRKGSLGFYKDGKSASNGIPYHGEVPISLGEAVCEVAHDYKKRKFVFKLRLGDGKEYLFQAKDEAEMSSWIRSILGSIPTGAGDSPGVPRALSRAMTMPPISPGSGDTGGVTMRNKDGKDRDREKRFSFFGKKK, from the exons aTGAGCGTGAAGCAGTACAGAAGAAGACTTTCACCAAATGGGTGAACTCTCACTTAGGCCGAGTGACCTGTCGCATCGGTGACTTGTATACCGACCTGCGTGATGGCCGCATGCTAATCCGCCTTCTGGAAGTGCTCTCAGGGGAACAGCTG CCAAAGCCCACTAAGGGTCGCATGCGTATCCACTGCCTTGAGAATGTTGACAAAGCCCTGCAGTTTCTCAAGGAGCAAAAAGTTCATCTAGAAAACATGGGCTCACATGACATTGTGGATGGGAATCACCGTCTCACTCTGGGTCTCATCTGGACTATCATCCTTCGCTTCCAG ATCCAGGACATCAGTGTGGAGACAGAAGATAACAAGGAGAAAAAATCAGCGAAAGATGCCCTGCTGCTTTGGTGCCAAATGAAAACTGCTGG ATACCCTAATGTCAACATCCACAACTTCACTACCAGCTGGAGAGACGGTCTGGCGTTCAATGCCATTGTGCACAAACACAG ATCTGACCTGATTGAGTTTGACACCCTGAAAAGGTCCAATGCTCACTACAATCTCCAAAATGCTTTCAATGTGGCTGAGAAGGAGCTTGGCCTTACCAAGCTGCTTGATCCAGAAG ATGTTAATGTTGATCAGCCTGATGAGAAGTCCATCATTACCTACGTGGCAACCTACTACCATTACTTCTCAAAGATGAAAGCCCTGGCAGTGGAGGGTAAAAGAATCGGCAAg GTGCTTGACTATGCTATTGAAGCAGACCAGCTGATAGAGAAGTATGAGACCCTGGCCtcagagctgctgcagtggaTTGAGCAGACTATAGTGACGCTTAATGACCGGCAGCTAGCTAACTCACTGAGTGCTGTGCAGAACCAGCTCCAGGCCTTCAACTCCTACCGAACTGTGGAGAAACCCCCGAA ATTTACAGAGAAAGGAAACTTGGAAGTTCTCCTATTTACTATCCAGAGCAAGATGAGAGCAAACAACCAGAAAGTTTACATGCCAAGAGAGGGCAAACTCATCTCTGATATCAATAAG GCATGGGAACGATTGGAAAAGGCTGAGCATGAACGTGAGCTTGCACTCAGAAATGAGCTGATTCGCCAGGAGAAGCTGGAGATGCTCGCTGCACGTTTCGACCGCAAAGCTGCTATGCGGGAAACATGGCTGAGTGAGAACCAGAGGCTGGTGTCCCAG GACAATTTTGGAACTGACTTGGGAGCAGTGGAAGCTGCCACCCGTAAACATGAGGCAATTGAGACAGACATTGGGGCATATTGGGAGCGTGTGGCTGCTGTAGAGGCTGTTGCTAAAGAGCTGGATGCAGAATCATACCATGATGTGCGGCGTATACTTGCAAGAAGGGATAATGTGCTTCGACTCTGGGAATACCTGAAGGAGCTTCTGACTGCACGCAGAGAGCGGCTGAATGCCCATCGTGACCTACAGAGACTGTTTCAAGAGATGCGCTATATCATGGACTGGATGGCAGACATGAAG AGTCGTCTGCAGTCTCAGGACACTGGTAAACATTTGCATGATGTCTTAGACCTACTCCAGAAACACACTCTGGTAGAGGCTGACACTTCAGCTCAGGCAGAGAGGATCAAGGCAGTGCAGGGAGCTGCAAAGCGTTTCACTTCCTATGAACAGG CCTACAAACCATGTGAGCCGGGACTAGTTAGTGAGAAGGTTGAACTGCTGGGTCGAGCCTATGAGGAGCTTGGCCAGCTTGCTGGGTCACGCAGAGAGCGTCTAGAGGACTCGCGCCGTCTGTGGCAGTTCCTCTGGGATCTTGGAGAGGAGGCAGCCTGGATCAGAGAGCAAGAGCAGATCCTGGCCAGTGGAGACTGTGGACGTGACCTCACTTCTGCCCTTCACCTGCTCAGTAAACATGAGGCTTTCAGGGATGAGATGGCAGCCCGCTATGGCCCCCTGAGTAACAGCATTGCTGCTGGGGAAACTTTGGTTAAGGAGGGACACTTTGGAGCTTCAGAGGTCACAGAGAGGATTGATGACATCCAAGCACAGTGGGCACATCTGGAGGAG ACAACTAAGCTCAGAGAGCAGAGGCTGAAAGAAGCAGTAGCCCTGCATCAGTTCCAAACAGATGCCAATGACATGGAGGCATGGATCATGGAGACTCTCAGACAGGTGTCCAGTCAGGAGGTGGGCCACGATGAATTCTCCACCCAAACTCTAGCACGCAAGCAGAGGGAAATAGAAGAGGAGATCCAGAGCCACCATCCCGTAATCGACTCACTGCACGAACAGGTCCAAGCACTGCCCCAGGCCTATATAAATTTCCCACAG GTGGATGGGCGTCTGCCTGCCATTGAGCAGAGCTACGAAGAACTGAAATCTCTGTCAGTAGCTCGTCGCCAGGCCCTGGAAGGTGCCCTGGCCCTCTACCGCATGTTCAGTGAGGCTGGTGCCTGCCAGCTCTGGGTGGAAGAAAAGGAGCAGTGGTTATATGGCATGGAGATCCCAACCAAACTGGAGGACTTGGAGGTGGTGCAGCAGAG ATTTGAGACACTGGAACCTGAGATGAACAACCTAGGCAATCGTGTCAATGATGTGAACCTCGTGGCTGAGCAGCTGCTGAGCTCCGACAACTGTAACAGAGACCAAATCCACCAGACCCGAGACCAGCTGGACAACAG ATGGAAGGAGTTCGAGCAACTTGCTGATCAAAAGAAACAAGCCCTAGAGTCGGCCCTTAACATCCAGAACTACCACCTGGAGTGTAATGAGATCCAAACCTGGATGAGGGAAAAGACCAAAGTTATTGAATCCACTCAGAGCTTGGGCAATGACCTGGCTGGAGTGATGGCTCTACAACGCAAACTCACTGGCATGGAGAGAGACCTGGAGGCTATTGAG GGCAAATTGGATGACCTGAGAAATGAGGCAAAGAAGCTGGCCAAGGAACATCCAGATGAGGCTGGAGAGATTCAAGGACGCCTGGCAGGCATTCAGGAGGTGTGGGAAGAGTTGAACGACACCATGAAACGACGTGAGGAGTCATTGGGTGAAGCCAGCAAATTGCAGGGCTTCCTGAGGGACCTGGATGACTTTCAGTCCTGGCTGTCCCGCACCCAGACAGCCGTGGCCTCAGAGGACATTCCCACTTCTTTGCCTGAGGCGGAGAGTTTGCTAACACAGCATGAGAGTATCAAGAATGAGGTGGATAACTATAAGGAGGACTATGAAAAGATGCGAGCGGTTGGTGAGGAGGTGACCCAAGGTCAAACAGATGCCCAGCACATGTTCTTGGCCCAGAGGCTCCAGGCGTTGGATACTGGCTGGCATGAGTTACGTCGCATGTGGGAGAACCGTCACAGTCTTTTGGCTCAAGCCTTTGACTTCCAGACTTTCTTGAGAGATGCAAAGCAGGCAGAGGCTTTCCTCAACAGCCAG GAGTATGTGCTGTCCCACACAGAGATGCCTACCAGTCTTCAGGGAGCAGAGGAGGCCATTAAGAAGCATGAGGATTTCCTCACCACCACAGAGGCCAGCGAGGAGAAGATAACTGGTGTGGTGGAGGCTGGACGGCGCCTCATTAATGACTGTAATGCAAACTCTGATAAGATCCAGGAAAAAGTTGATTCCATCCAGGAGAG GCATCTTAAGAATAAGGAGGCTGCAAATGAATTGCTGACAAAGCTTAAGGATAACCGTGAACTGCAACACTTCCTTCAAGATGGACAGgag CTCACATTGTGGATCAATGAGAAGATGCTGACAGCTCAGGACATGTCATATGACGAGGCCAGAAATCTTCACAGCAAGTGGCAGAAACACCAGGCCTTCATGGCAGAGCTGGCCTCTAACAAAGACTGGCTTGACAAAATCGATAAG GAGGGTCAGGCGCTGGTGGCAGAGAAGCCAGAGCTGAAACTTATTGTCCAGCAGACCCTGGAGGACCTACAGCGTCATTGGGAGGAGTTGGAGGGCACCACCCGCACCAAGGCTCAGTGCTTGTTTGATGCTAACCGGGCAGAGCTCTTCACACAGAGCTGCTCTGCTCTGGATGTCTGGCTTAAAAATCTTGAGGGTCAGCTGCACAGTGACGACTATGGCAAGGATTTGACAAGTGTGAACATCCTGCTCAAGAAGCATCAG ATGCTGGAGCACCAGATGGATGTCCGGGAGAAGGAGGTGGAGTCGCTGCAATCTCAGGCCCTGGCCCTGTCTCAGGAAGATGCTGGACTTGCTGAAGTAGATGGTCAGCAAAGGCGTGTCACTGACAACTTTTCCAACCTTCAGGAACCTCTCACACTGAGGAGACAGAAACTGCTCGCTTCCAAAGAGGCACACCAGTTCAACAGAGATCTGGAGGATGAAATT CTATGGGTGAAAGAGAGGATGCCTTTGGCGACCTCCACAGACCATGGAAAAGACCTGCCCACAGTACAGCTGCTAATCAAGAAGAACCAG ACATTGCAGAAGGAGATCCAGGGCCATCAGCCTCGCATTGATGACATCCACAGACGAGGGCAGACTCAAAGCCAGGTAGATGGTGAGAGACAGTCTGCTCTTGAGGAGCGCCTTGTTGAGCTGAAGGACCTCTGGGACCAGCTGATTGCCGAGACAGACAAGCGTCATGCCCGTCTAATAGAGGCCAATCGCGCACAGCAGTTCTATGCTGATGCAGCCGAGGCAGAGGCCTGGATGGGAGAGCAGGAGCTACACATGATGTCAGAGGAAAAGGCTAAG GATGAGCAAGGTGCACTAGTGATGGTCAAGAAGCACCAGATCCTGGAACAGGCACTTGAAGACTACGCCCAGACTATACACCAGCTAGCCAACAGCAGCCGACTCATGGTCACCAGTGAACAcccagagag CGAGAGAATCAACTTACGACAAGCCCAAGTTGACAAGCTGTACGCAGGATTGAAAGACCTTGCTGAGGAGCGTCGTGGACGTCTTCAGGAGAGGCTGCGGCTAACCCAGCTGAAGCGGGAGGTGGATGACCTGGAACAGTGGATTGCCGAAAGGGAGGTGGTTGCTGGTTCACATGAACTAGGACAGGACTATGAGCATGTCACA ATGCTGAGAGACAAGTTCCGGGAGTTTGCTCGTGACACTAGCACCATTGGCCAAGAGCGTGTAGATGGTGTAAATGGGCTGGCAGATGACCTGATTGAATCGGGTCATCCGGAGAATGCCAGTGTGGCTGAGTGGAAGGATGGGCTCAATGAGGCCTGGGCTGATTTGCTGGAGCTGattgacacacgcacacagatgCTGGCAGCCTCCTATGAGCTGCACCGCTTCCATCAGGATGCCATGGAGGTGCTTGGACGTGTTAAGGAGAAGAGGGAGGCGTTGCCCACTGAGCTTGGACGTGATCTGAACACTGTCCAGCATCTACACAGACAGCACAACACTTTAGAACATGACATCCAGGCCCTCAGTGGACAG GTGAACCAGGTGCAAGATGATGCAGCACGGCTGCAGAAGGCCTACGCTGGAGAGAAAGCTGATGACATTAATAGGAGTGAACATGCTGTGACGTCTGCGTGGGAGGGCTTGCTTGAGGCCGGTCAGACCCGCAGGATCCTCCTGCAGGATACTGTGGAGAAGTTCCGTTTCTTCAACATGGTGCGAGACCTCATGCTCTGGATGGATGGCGTCAACCTGCAGATTGATGCACATGATAGCCCCAG GGATGTATCCTCTGCAGGGTTGGTCATTGCCAATCATCAGGACATCAAGTCAGAGATTGAGACCAGAGCAGACAGTTTCACTGCCTGTATTGAGATGGGAAATACTCTCATCAACAATAATCACTATGCAGCTGATGAG ATCCGTGAGAAACTTGTGCAACTCcaagaaaagagagacaagATCAACAAAAATTGGCAAGACAAGATGGACCATTTACAAATTG TGCTGGAGGTGTTGCAATTTGGACGCGATGCTTGTGTGGCAGAGTCTTGGTTGGCAGGGCAAGAACCTCTGGTGCGAACAGCAGAGCTGGGCTCAAATGTGGATGAGGTGGAAAGTCTAATTAAGCGGCATGAGGCCTTTGAGAAACTTGCTGCTTCCTGGGAGGAGCGCTTTGTTCTTCTGGAGAAACTCACTACA ctgGAAGAACAGGAGATGCAGAGGAGgcgagaggaagaggagagggcaCGGCGACCCCCAACACCACCCCCAACAGTTGAAGTGGCACAATCTGAGACAGAAAGTCAAGCACATGATTCTGCAGCCAG AACCAGTCTGGACCAGACAACACTCAATCAGTCGGTGTCAGTGAATGGAGTACACAGCGACGACACATCTCAG GGCTCGGAGTCAGAGTCAGTGAACGGACCAGGTAGAGACAGCGGGCTGGCATCTTCTCGTCTCGATCCGTCTGCCACCTTACCGAGCAGGGGTGGAGCAGAGTCTGAGCCAGAAACCATGGAGGGCATGCTCTGTCGAAAACAGGAGATGGAGTCCCACATGAAAAAGGCAGCTACTAG GTCATGGCAGAATGTGTACTGCGTCCTAAGAAAAGGAAGTCTTGGTTTCTATAAAGACGGCAAGAGCGCTAGCAATGGCATTCCATACCACGGAGAGGTACCCATCAGCCTCGGAGAGGCTGTTTGTGAAGTAGCTCACGACTATAAGAAGAGGAAATTTGTATTTAAGCTCAG GCTAGGAGATGGAAAAGAATACCTGTTCCAAGCAAAGGATGAG GCGGAAATGAGCTCCTGGATCCGTTCCATCCTCGGCTCCATTCCAACAGGAGCAGGGGACTCACCTGGTGTTCCGCGGGCCCTCAGCCGTGCCATGACCATGCCTCCCATCTCCCCCGGCTCAGGTGATACCGGAGGTGTTACCATGCGCAACAAAGATGGCAAAGACAGGGATCGTGAGAAGAGGTTCAGCTTCTTTGGCAAGAAAAAATAG